From Desulfosoma caldarium, the proteins below share one genomic window:
- a CDS encoding Mth938-like domain-containing protein, with protein sequence MIDGYRFGSMDIGGTTYQADLKIIGPQVIPNWWRKEGHKVYVEDILDLLKAQPSVLVIGRGSPGLMKPSDEVRRACQDKGIELIDEPTQEAVRIFNDLVKAGKKVAAAFHLTC encoded by the coding sequence ATGATCGATGGGTACCGTTTTGGGTCCATGGATATTGGAGGCACGACGTACCAAGCCGATTTGAAGATTATCGGACCACAGGTTATTCCCAACTGGTGGCGCAAAGAAGGGCACAAGGTCTATGTGGAAGACATTCTGGACCTTTTGAAAGCCCAACCCTCGGTGCTGGTAATCGGCCGTGGAAGTCCGGGCTTGATGAAACCGTCCGATGAGGTGCGTCGAGCCTGCCAGGACAAGGGGATTGAGCTGATTGATGAGCCCACGCAAGAGGCGGTTCGAATTTTCAACGATCTGGTCAAGGCCGGAAAAAAGGTGGCCGCAGCCTTTCATTTGACGTGTTGA
- a CDS encoding tetratricopeptide repeat protein — MSILDYPKQLYYDYGSRLAIFLVRRRLRKRGLDPGAWLVLARLYEVRRDFSTAIATLQQALKIHPGNAVLEAHLKRIQGLAVGAATPPNPRT, encoded by the coding sequence ATGAGCATTCTAGATTACCCAAAGCAGCTGTATTACGACTACGGCAGTCGCCTGGCCATCTTTTTGGTACGAAGGCGCCTTCGAAAAAGAGGGCTTGATCCGGGCGCATGGCTGGTCCTCGCACGTCTCTATGAAGTGCGCCGGGATTTTTCCACGGCGATAGCCACGCTGCAACAAGCCCTGAAGATCCATCCAGGAAACGCCGTGCTGGAAGCCCACTTGAAACGTATTCAAGGGCTGGCGGTAGGCGCGGCGACGCCTCCCAATCCCCGCACATAA
- a CDS encoding ABC-F family ATP-binding cassette domain-containing protein → MIAVQNVSKFLGNKELFRHVSFHIHPGDRIGVVGPNGAGKTTLFRVLLGETDPDQGAVSRAKNLSLGYLPQQWSPPQGLTVLAHTQAACSELFQWRREMDALESAMAEADTPEEAQMLAERHAALQSRLEHLGPYDLEARAQRILVGLGFCSNDFHKPVASLSGGWAMRVELARLLLLEPDVLFLDEPTNHLDLESILWLEAYLQETRSAVLVVSHDRFFLNRVVRKILELENGRVEMYQGNFDVYVKEKALRRRILEAAKENQDARIRHIENFIARNRVRKDRARQVQSRLKMLEKIERLEAPGVQETVRFKFPEPERCGRRVLELVGVRKVFGNHLVYDGVDLVVERGDRIALLGPNGAGKSTLLKMLAGKEPVTEGEVRRGHNVKVGYYAQHLWEELKAENTVLEEVLSISGALTLTSVRTLLGAFLFKGDDVEKKVGVLSGGEKARLSLCKLLVQAPNVLLLDEPTNHLDIPGRQVLEDALTAYAGTVCFVSHDRHFINALANKFVVVHRNRLDLLPGNADDYERVWKRGIQGEENDGVPSYPTPLAEPEGIVKSKLKIKERKRWEAKRRNALYRQKKPLQDRLTALEKDLDRLHEERDRLSAVLADPATYHGTNDVAALQRRYRQCEEEISRVTAQWEETALALECLERQFAQDNKSIG, encoded by the coding sequence TTGATTGCGGTCCAAAACGTCAGTAAGTTTCTTGGCAACAAAGAGCTTTTTCGTCATGTTTCCTTTCATATTCATCCCGGCGACCGCATCGGGGTTGTCGGGCCCAACGGAGCCGGCAAGACCACGCTCTTTCGCGTTCTCTTGGGGGAGACGGATCCTGACCAGGGCGCGGTGAGCCGCGCCAAGAATCTATCCTTGGGTTATCTTCCGCAACAGTGGTCTCCGCCCCAAGGTCTTACCGTTTTGGCCCACACGCAGGCCGCCTGTTCAGAACTGTTTCAATGGCGCCGTGAAATGGACGCGTTGGAATCGGCCATGGCTGAGGCCGACACGCCTGAAGAGGCGCAGATGCTGGCCGAACGGCACGCTGCGCTGCAGAGCCGGCTTGAGCATCTTGGCCCCTACGACTTGGAGGCGCGGGCGCAAAGGATTCTAGTGGGTCTTGGCTTTTGTTCGAATGATTTTCATAAACCTGTGGCGTCGTTAAGCGGCGGGTGGGCTATGCGCGTGGAACTGGCCCGCTTGCTTCTTCTCGAACCGGACGTCTTGTTTTTGGATGAACCCACTAATCATCTCGATCTGGAATCCATTCTTTGGCTGGAAGCCTATCTTCAGGAAACTCGCTCGGCCGTCTTGGTCGTCTCCCATGATCGATTCTTCTTGAACAGGGTGGTTCGAAAGATTCTGGAGCTGGAAAATGGCCGTGTGGAAATGTATCAGGGAAACTTTGACGTCTATGTGAAAGAAAAGGCGTTGCGCCGCCGAATTCTTGAAGCGGCTAAGGAAAACCAGGACGCTCGCATACGGCATATTGAGAATTTTATTGCGCGAAACCGCGTGCGCAAGGATCGAGCCCGTCAAGTTCAGAGCCGACTCAAAATGCTGGAAAAGATAGAACGTCTAGAAGCCCCTGGGGTTCAGGAAACGGTCCGCTTTAAGTTTCCAGAACCTGAGCGATGCGGCCGACGGGTGTTGGAACTTGTGGGCGTGCGCAAGGTTTTCGGGAACCACCTAGTTTATGACGGAGTGGACCTAGTGGTGGAACGTGGCGATCGCATCGCTCTGCTGGGGCCCAACGGTGCGGGAAAGAGCACTCTGTTGAAGATGCTTGCCGGCAAGGAACCCGTCACCGAAGGGGAGGTTCGGCGGGGTCACAACGTGAAGGTGGGCTACTACGCCCAGCACCTCTGGGAGGAACTGAAGGCGGAAAATACCGTCTTAGAGGAAGTTCTTTCCATATCCGGCGCCTTGACCCTCACCTCCGTAAGAACTTTGCTCGGCGCATTCCTCTTTAAGGGAGACGATGTGGAAAAGAAGGTGGGGGTGCTGAGCGGCGGCGAAAAGGCCCGGTTGAGCCTCTGCAAACTCCTGGTTCAGGCCCCCAACGTTCTACTGCTGGACGAGCCGACCAACCATTTGGATATTCCGGGTCGGCAGGTGCTGGAGGACGCTTTGACGGCGTATGCGGGCACGGTCTGCTTCGTAAGTCACGACCGGCACTTCATCAATGCTTTGGCAAACAAGTTCGTGGTGGTGCACCGAAACCGGCTGGACCTTTTGCCGGGCAACGCCGACGACTACGAGCGCGTGTGGAAGAGAGGCATCCAAGGCGAAGAAAACGACGGCGTGCCTTCATACCCGACGCCTCTTGCGGAGCCTGAAGGGATTGTCAAATCAAAGTTAAAGATCAAGGAGCGAAAAAGATGGGAGGCGAAGCGCCGCAATGCTTTGTATCGACAGAAGAAACCTCTGCAGGATCGCCTCACGGCGCTGGAAAAGGACCTGGATCGTCTCCATGAGGAGCGGGACCGTTTGAGCGCCGTTTTAGCGGACCCCGCCACCTACCATGGCACGAACGATGTGGCGGCGCTGCAGCGGCGCTATCGGCAGTGTGAGGAGGAGATTTCACGGGTGACGGCGCAGTGGGAAGAGACAGCTTTGGCTCTGGAGTGCTTGGAAAGACAATTTGCACAAGATAATAAAAGCATTGGGTAA
- a CDS encoding DNA polymerase III subunit chi, producing the protein MTPQMFFVETSIKEQRRDLCRWVERLVDEGHRVFIFTGSTVSAQQLDGLLWSFSKPSFIPHRIVTHAEKASMAMEPVLIGLDLSGRGRCGALVCDDTPDLEACTAFEIIVHFVPMDDPNKREASRRLWAKAKSRGMVVRHVPMASLARTGRSTTGRSLSP; encoded by the coding sequence ATGACGCCGCAGATGTTTTTCGTTGAAACGTCCATTAAGGAACAACGTCGGGACCTGTGTCGATGGGTCGAACGCCTGGTGGATGAAGGTCACCGCGTGTTCATCTTTACGGGATCGACCGTTTCCGCGCAACAATTGGACGGACTTTTGTGGAGTTTTTCTAAGCCAAGTTTTATCCCTCACCGCATTGTGACACACGCCGAAAAGGCGAGCATGGCCATGGAACCGGTTCTTATCGGCTTGGACTTGTCGGGGCGAGGGCGCTGCGGGGCGCTGGTGTGCGACGACACACCCGACCTGGAGGCGTGCACCGCCTTTGAAATCATTGTGCACTTTGTTCCCATGGATGATCCCAACAAGCGAGAAGCCAGTCGACGATTGTGGGCGAAGGCTAAAAGTCGAGGTATGGTCGTTCGGCATGTACCCATGGCTTCACTCGCTCGAACCGGTCGATCCACGACAGGAAGGAGTCTTTCTCCATGA
- a CDS encoding glycine zipper 2TM domain-containing protein, whose product MKVLSLGVAAMLLVMSTVGCVPGPTTQQHLESATWLGVVGAGVGALIDNKNRWRGAVIGGAIGSLAGYGIAEVSQRAAEEAARRRQTVTYHNPSTNEWVQADPVSYQGQTATVRTRTYQGNQMTNERYLTVPAY is encoded by the coding sequence ATGAAGGTGTTGAGTCTTGGTGTGGCGGCAATGCTTTTGGTCATGTCCACGGTTGGGTGTGTGCCGGGACCCACCACGCAACAGCATTTGGAATCGGCCACATGGCTCGGCGTGGTTGGTGCCGGCGTGGGCGCCCTCATCGACAACAAAAATCGGTGGCGTGGAGCGGTGATTGGAGGAGCCATCGGTTCCTTGGCCGGATACGGCATAGCGGAAGTGTCTCAGCGGGCGGCGGAGGAGGCGGCTCGGCGACGGCAGACCGTGACCTACCACAATCCCAGCACCAACGAGTGGGTGCAGGCCGATCCCGTGAGCTATCAAGGGCAAACAGCCACGGTGCGCACACGTACCTATCAGGGAAACCAAATGACTAACGAGCGCTACCTGACCGTTCCGGCATATTGA